In Candidatus Neomarinimicrobiota bacterium, the DNA window TGCGGCCCGGCTTGTGATCAACAGCGCCATGCCTTTTGTAATCATCGGTGTGATCCTGGCCGGGCTCTATTCCTACAACTTTGCTACGGTTCGCATCCCGGGCGTTCTCCAACGCATCGCCCTGTGCTACCTGGCCGTATCGGCCATGATGGTCCTGCTGCCGCGCGCCCGGGATCAGTGGATCACCATGGGTGCCCTGATCCTGCTGTACCTGGTCATTATGTACGGCCTGTACGTGCCGGAACATGGTCGCGCCGTCTGGACACCGCAAGGCCACGCCAGCGGCTATATCGACCGCCTGGTCTTTGGCCTTAAGCACCTATGGTCTGGCACCAGGGACTCCGGCTACGACCCTGAAGGCGTCGTCACCACCCTCCCGGCCATCCTCTCCGTCTTCCTGGGGCTCCAGTTTGGCAAAGTGCTGGTGCGAGTGCATGACCACAAGGAACGCCTCTTCCAGTGGTTGGCCTTGGGAGCCTTCCTGACCGTGCTGGGACTGACACTCGATTTCCTTATCCCCATCAACAAGCAGCTGTGGACTCCCACCTATTCCATCTTCATGGCCGGTTTCGGGGGACTGCTTCTGGCAGGCTGCTACTGGCTGATTGAGATCAAAGGCAGGAAAAATTGGGCCCAGCCCTTCGTCATGCTGGGCATGAATCCCCTGTTCATATTCTGGCTGTCCGGTTTCCTGGTCCGGAATATGTTCCTGAACAACGTGGGCCACACCAATCTGCGCAACTGGCTGTATGTAAACGGCTATACCAGCTGGCTGGGTGAGACCAACATCGCCTCCCTGGCCTTCGCTCTGTCCAACGTGATATTCTGGCTGCTGGTGGCCTGGTTCATGTACCGCCGGCGGTGGTTCATTAAGATTTAGGGACATACCGGCGACAGGGCTTTGACTAATGCGTCTGATCGTCCTTTTAATATTGAGATTCACCCCGCGGGTAATCTAATTTTATGCTTGTAAAATCCTTCCATAAATAATCTTAGATTAAAGGAGTCATCGTATGCGAAAGCGACAAGCCACGTGGCTGTGGCTGGCAGTAGCAGTCATAGCCATGGCACTGTTATCATCCTGTAGTGTTCTGATGAAGGCGCGCGTCCTTTCCGTGAACGTGAAGGTGGTCGACGAGAACAATGCACCCATCAAGGGTGCCCTGGTGGAGGTCACTAATGGTGAGAAGACAACCACCGGCGTCGATGGATTAGCCACATTAAAATTCGCCGGTTTAGGGGTCCACATGATTACTGTCGTGGCGCAGGATCGGACGCCGGCCACTCTTTCCGTGACCATGCCACTGGACATCGGCAAGACGTTCACCGCCCGCTTAGGCACGCCAGTTGAGATAAGCCTCCCGATCAGTGTGGGAACTACCGGCAGCCTGGCCGGCATGATGATGGTGAACATCTACCCGCTGCTGTTCCAGTCCCTGTTCACCGCCTATGGCTACAACCTGGAGCTGGTGCCCTATAAGGCTGGTGAATGGACCGATTGGAATTACCGCGGTGCAGGGGATGAGCAGCCCATGGTAATGAAAAAGGCTTTCCTGACCAAACTGGAAAACCAGCAGGAATGGTGGCAGATGCAGCTCTTTGGCGAGACCAGTGACGAAACCATGATTATTGAGGTTCTGTTCAGCGAGGGCCGCCAGTCCTTGCGGCGTATGCGCCAGAAGACCGGCGCTGAGGCCGCTCAGGAAGTACCCGTCACTGAGGGCTGGTACACTGCGCCCATGACTCTTACACCCGAGTCCCTCGAAGGGGCTGTGGCCGAGAAAGGTGTGAGCGTAACCGTTCCCGCCGGTACTTTCCAGGCCGATTTGCTGGAGTTTGCCGCTATGGGCACCGGTGCCTTCCGTATGTGGAGAGCCCAGGGTGTTCCCGGCGGAGTGGTGCGCGCCCAGCTGGTGGAGCCGGATGGCGAGGCTATCTGGACCAGCGAGCTTAAAGGCCATGGCACCAAAGCCACAACGGAGCTGAATTCTTACTAGGATTCCCCGGCCAGGCCTTTTGTAGAGATCCAAAGCCGGTGCTCTCGCAAAGGGGGTACCGGCTTGTTTCGGTGTAAAATCTTCGCTTGTGACGCTCATGTAGCTTGGCGATCAGGGTACGGCGGCGCTATTTTTTACGGCGCATTTTCAATCTATCGATCTACAAAGGAGCCCTGTCATGAAACGCTATATTCTTTTCCCAGCTCTCCTGCTGGTTTACTCGTGCGCCCCGATCCCCGGTCCGCCGGAGGCCGCACCCCTAGAAAAAGTAAAATGGACCTACCCTGAGGCCCGCCAGGGCGATGTGGTGGATGATTATCACGGGACCATGGTGGCCGATCCCTACCGCTGGCTGGAAGACCCCGATGCTGAAGAAACCCGGACCTGGGTCGAAGCCCAGAATAAACTCACCCATGCCTACCTGGACGCTATTCCCGCCCGCGAAAAATTCAAACAGCGGCTAACGGAACTCTGGAACTATCCCAAGTATGGGGTGCCGTCCAGACACGGTGAGCGGTATTACTACTTCAAGAATGATGGACTTCAGAACCAGTCGGTGCTTTACACGGTGGAAAAATTGGGTGAAGAGCCGGAAGTGGTCCTGGACCCCAATACCTGGAGCGAAGATGGCACCATCGCCCTTACCGGCCGGTCTTTCACCGAGGATGGGCGCTATATGGCCTACGGCCAAGCTCAGGGCGGCAGCGACTGGCAATCCTATTACATCATAGACCTGGCCGCAGGACAGGACCTGGATGATGTGATCCAGTGGACCAAGTTCACCTCCATTGCCTGGGAACCGGACAACTCGGGCTTCTACTATACCCGCTTCCCGGAAGAAGCCTATATGGACATGACCGTAGACCAGACCAGGAACAGCAAGGTCTACTGGCACCGGCTGGGTGCGCCCCAGTCCGAGGATGTTATGGTGTACCATGATCCGGAACACCCTGATTATGGCTACAGCCCCTACGTTACCGAAGACGGCAAGTATCTGCTCATCTATGTCTGGCTGGGCACCGATGACCGCAATGGACTCTACTACCGCGAGCTGGGCGGCGACGGCGAGCTCGTGCACCTCTTTGAGGTAGGAGAGGCCCAATTCTATCCGGCCGGTAACGTCGGGAGCACCGTCTATTTCCAGACTAATCTGGATGCTCCCAAAAGCTGGGTCTTCAGTATGGACCTGAACAATCCGCAACGCGAGAACTGGAAGACCATCATCCCCGAAGGGGAGGACGCCATCAGCTCGGTGTCCCTCATCGGCGGGCGGCTGATAGTGCAGTATATGCACAACGCCTATGAGCTGGTGAAAATCTATGACCTGCAGGGAAATCTCGTGCGCGACCTGGACCTCCCGGCCCTGGGAACCCTGGGCGGCATGTGGGGCAAAGAGGCCGCTGACCTGCCGGAAATGTTCTTCTCCTTCACCTCCTTCCTCTATCCCTCCACCGTGTTCCGCTACGACGTTCATAGCGGGGATATGCAAGTGGTCTGGGAGCCGGGATTCGACCTTGATCCGGCAGTCTACGAGACCAAGCAGGTCTTCTATCCCAGCAAGGACGGTACCCCGGTGTCCATGTTCATCACCCACAAAAAGGGCATCGCCCTCGACCATAACAATCCGACCCTGCTGTATGCCTACGGCGGGTTTAATATCCCCATCCTGCCCGGCTTTTCCATCACTGGGGTAGCCTGGATGGAGGCTGGCGGCGTATATGCCGTGGCGAACCTGCGCGGCGGCAGCGAATACGGCGAAGAGTGGCATAAGGACGGGATGCTGGAAAACAAGCAGAACGTGTTTGACGACTTCATCGCGGCCGGGGAGTGGCTGATTGAAAATGGCTACACCAGCCGCGAGAAGCTGGCCATCAACGGCGGTTCCAACGGTGGGCTGCTGGTGGCGGCCTGTCTGGTCCAGCGCCCGGACCTGTTCGCGGCGGCGGTACCCCAGGTGCCGGTGATCGACATGCTGCGCTATCATATGTTCACCGCCGGTCGCTACTGGACCGTCGAGTATGGCAATGCCGAGGAAAATCCGGAGCACTTCAAGTTCATGTACGCCTATTCACCCCTGCACAACGTGA includes these proteins:
- a CDS encoding acyltransferase family protein, with the protein product MANISQRQRLTSLDAFRGLTIAAMILVNNPGDWSHVYRPLLHAKWNGWTPTDWIFPFFLFIMGVAMALSLRVRIETVANKAAVWLKVFKRTLLLFGLGLVLSAFRDYSVSLARLLVIIAVLIVLGSFVLLYLRLRIADPGEREAAARLVINSAMPFVIIGVILAGLYSYNFATVRIPGVLQRIALCYLAVSAMMVLLPRARDQWITMGALILLYLVIMYGLYVPEHGRAVWTPQGHASGYIDRLVFGLKHLWSGTRDSGYDPEGVVTTLPAILSVFLGLQFGKVLVRVHDHKERLFQWLALGAFLTVLGLTLDFLIPINKQLWTPTYSIFMAGFGGLLLAGCYWLIEIKGRKNWAQPFVMLGMNPLFIFWLSGFLVRNMFLNNVGHTNLRNWLYVNGYTSWLGETNIASLAFALSNVIFWLLVAWFMYRRRWFIKI
- a CDS encoding carboxypeptidase-like regulatory domain-containing protein — its product is MRKRQATWLWLAVAVIAMALLSSCSVLMKARVLSVNVKVVDENNAPIKGALVEVTNGEKTTTGVDGLATLKFAGLGVHMITVVAQDRTPATLSVTMPLDIGKTFTARLGTPVEISLPISVGTTGSLAGMMMVNIYPLLFQSLFTAYGYNLELVPYKAGEWTDWNYRGAGDEQPMVMKKAFLTKLENQQEWWQMQLFGETSDETMIIEVLFSEGRQSLRRMRQKTGAEAAQEVPVTEGWYTAPMTLTPESLEGAVAEKGVSVTVPAGTFQADLLEFAAMGTGAFRMWRAQGVPGGVVRAQLVEPDGEAIWTSELKGHGTKATTELNSY
- a CDS encoding prolyl oligopeptidase family protein encodes the protein MKRYILFPALLLVYSCAPIPGPPEAAPLEKVKWTYPEARQGDVVDDYHGTMVADPYRWLEDPDAEETRTWVEAQNKLTHAYLDAIPAREKFKQRLTELWNYPKYGVPSRHGERYYYFKNDGLQNQSVLYTVEKLGEEPEVVLDPNTWSEDGTIALTGRSFTEDGRYMAYGQAQGGSDWQSYYIIDLAAGQDLDDVIQWTKFTSIAWEPDNSGFYYTRFPEEAYMDMTVDQTRNSKVYWHRLGAPQSEDVMVYHDPEHPDYGYSPYVTEDGKYLLIYVWLGTDDRNGLYYRELGGDGELVHLFEVGEAQFYPAGNVGSTVYFQTNLDAPKSWVFSMDLNNPQRENWKTIIPEGEDAISSVSLIGGRLIVQYMHNAYELVKIYDLQGNLVRDLDLPALGTLGGMWGKEAADLPEMFFSFTSFLYPSTVFRYDVHSGDMQVVWEPGFDLDPAVYETKQVFYPSKDGTPVSMFITHKKGIALDHNNPTLLYAYGGFNIPILPGFSITGVAWMEAGGVYAVANLRGGSEYGEEWHKDGMLENKQNVFDDFIAAGEWLIENGYTSREKLAINGGSNGGLLVAACLVQRPDLFAAAVPQVPVIDMLRYHMFTAGRYWTVEYGNAEENPEHFKFMYAYSPLHNVKEGVTYPPTFITSADTDDRVVSMHAKKFAATLQAKDTGVNPILIRVETKAGHGAGKPTTKRIDEAADIYAFIMKNLGMTLE